The genomic region AGAGAGCGCCGACGTTTCAGGAGATCATGAGCGGTTTAAAAATTAGGTCGCTTGGTACGGTGAACTGGTATGTCAAAGAATTGGAGCATTTCGGAGCGTTGAAGCGTTCGGGTGCATCGAACGCCAAACGTGCGCTGATGATTCCTGAACGAAAGCAAAGCGTGGGCAGTTTGCCTCTACTTGGATTGATTGCCGCCGGCTATCCGTTGGAGGCGATTGAAAATCGCGAGTCGATCGAGGTTCCGCTCTCGTATGCATATCCCGGGAATTATGTTTTACGAGTCAAAGGCGATTCGATGATCGATGACAACATTCAGGATGGCGATTATGTGATCGTGAGACAGCAGGTGTCAGCGGAGAACGGGCAGACGATTGTGGCGTTTATTAACAATGAAGCGACGCTCAAGCGGTATTATCCGAAGCCAGACGGAATCGAACTACATCCGCGAAATCTGGCATACGCTGTGATTCACGTCGGCGTTCATGATGAGTTCAAAATCGGCGGCGTGGTGCTTGCGGTCTTCCGGAAGTATGAATAACCACGAGCCGCGGAGGTTGCTGGGATGGCGGAGAAGAGAAAGAGTATGGATGATGCTTAGAAGGTAAATGCGTTAGAGACAGGGAATAGGATATGAATAGCGAGTTGTTCATCCATCAGAATCCGCGTTTGTCGCCGTTGGGAACATTCATCGGTGGCTGGCAAACTGAAACTCTGCGTTCTCCGCGGTTAGACGATTTTTCAGTCTTTCATGTTCGGCTGTCCGATTTTGAGCTTCAGGTGGAGCGGATGATGGATGTGAGTTTGCGGACGCGCCCGATCGCGATTATTTCATCGAATCGCCAAGATGGGACGATCGTTTCGTCTTCGCAGGAAGCATTGTCCGAGGGCCTGTTCCCAGGGCTGAAGGTTTCGCTGGCGCGCCGTATGTCGCACGGAGTCATTCTTTTGCCGTATAATTCCATGCTCTATTCGCAGATGCACCAGTACGTTTATCAAACAATCGCGCACTATTCGCCGGTGATCGAACCGACGGTTTTCGGACAGTATTTTGCCGATATGAGCGGCATGAGCGGCGTTTATCATGACAATTTGTGGGCGGGTTCGCTGATCGCGAAAGATATTCAGTTCAAAGTCAATCTTGAAAGCCGCGTCGGTATCAGCGCGAATAAACTCGTCAGCCGGATTGCAACGGCGGTCGTTCCGGAGACGGTTTATCGGGTGGAGCCGGGCGGTGAGCAGGTTTTTCTTTCGCCGCTGGATTCGGAACATTTACCGGCGACCGCCGAGCCGTCTGTCAACAAGATCGTCAAATTCCTATTGCTTCGACAGGTTAAAAACGTACAGGAAGCGACCGCCGAACCCGACGCGGGTGAGATCCTGTTTGGGAAACATTACCGGCGATTGTTTTTGGAGGCGCGAGGCAAGGATTATTCTGTCGTCCAGCCGCCGC from Candidatus Marinimicrobia bacterium CG08_land_8_20_14_0_20_45_22 harbors:
- the lexA gene encoding repressor LexA; amino-acid sequence: MPYITYELLTGFCRSERKETMKKGLSPKKQRFVEFIQNFTDVNKRAPTFQEIMSGLKIRSLGTVNWYVKELEHFGALKRSGASNAKRALMIPERKQSVGSLPLLGLIAAGYPLEAIENRESIEVPLSYAYPGNYVLRVKGDSMIDDNIQDGDYVIVRQQVSAENGQTIVAFINNEATLKRYYPKPDGIELHPRNLAYAVIHVGVHDEFKIGGVVLAVFRKYE